The following coding sequences lie in one Phaenicophaeus curvirostris isolate KB17595 chromosome 5, BPBGC_Pcur_1.0, whole genome shotgun sequence genomic window:
- the ADM gene encoding pro-adrenomedullin: MKLVHVALLCLGSVTFFGVDAARVDVATEFKRKWTKWALSRAKRDVRPPGAPRGLGAAVQPLLRAQDVEGDLRVSHPSSRDDARIRVKRYRQSINSFPHFQAIRMGCRFGTCTVQKLAHDIHQLTDEGKDAAAPASKISPQGYGRRRRSLPPRSPGPLAALLGL; encoded by the exons ATGAAACTAGTTCACGTAGCCCTGCTGTGTCTCGGCTCCGTGACCTTCTTCGGGGTGGATGCTGCAAGGGTGGACGTAGCGACAGAGTTCAAAAGAAA GTGGACCAAGTGGGCGCTGAGCCGAGCCAAGCGCGACGTGAGGCCGCCGGGCGCGCCCCGAGGGCTGGGGGCGGCCGTGCAGCCGCTCCTGCGGGCCCAGGACGTGGAAGGCGATCTCCGAGTCTCGCATCCCAG caGTCGGGACGATGCTCGCATCCGCGTCAAACGCTACCGGCAGAGCATTAACAGCTTCCCCCACTTCCAAGCCATCCGCATGGGGTGCCGGTTCGGGACGTGCACGGTGCAGAAACTCGCCCACGACATCCACCAGCTGACGGACGAGGGCAAGGACGCCGCCGCGCCGGCCAGCAAGATCAGCCCGCAGGGCTACGGCCGCCGGCGCCGCTCGCTGCCGCCGCGCTCCCCGGGGCCGCTCGCCGCCCTGCTGGGGCTCTGA